A genomic segment from Gemmatimonadota bacterium encodes:
- a CDS encoding HEAT repeat domain-containing protein has product MNETPFRRARTHLALPVLLVSMVATAPPSTAAAVDGSGSGRPAVASSASLLFAGGERRALQQTSPEIMVLYRQAREALNVGNYRRAAALFRVAGEGALDARLAADAAYYEAFALYRLGGVDNYRRGLAVLEQQRVGAAAPGRDTEELYVRIRSALAMAGDPGAVAAINRAAAAGETTGAGPATITIAGRPVALSDALGGFPGGAPLCSPAEHPVRIAELNALRRLHDELALPVLRGVLTMRDECSAPLRRQAVFLTAQTEAAGVGPLLVDVARYDPDPTVRAEAVFWLSSVDDPAVATALAELLRDAIEPSVRERAAFALARHDSPVARSALRGVVLDASADESIRLRAVGWLAADVPARDPAFLAEAYPDIDNPRLRGRVIDAIGLAGDPWAAGWLRERALDVSEHADLRKSALFRYGRVGTDTRDLVEVFGALETSELREHGVFVIGQRPGWEASRALLDIAREARTPELRDMAIFWLNQRQDPTAREALAELLGRR; this is encoded by the coding sequence ATGAACGAGACGCCATTCAGACGAGCCCGCACGCATCTGGCGCTGCCGGTTCTACTCGTGTCCATGGTGGCGACGGCGCCGCCGTCGACCGCGGCCGCGGTCGACGGATCCGGATCCGGGCGTCCAGCGGTCGCCAGCAGTGCCTCGTTGCTGTTTGCGGGCGGTGAACGTCGCGCGCTGCAGCAGACTTCGCCGGAAATCATGGTGCTGTACCGGCAGGCCCGCGAGGCGTTGAACGTCGGCAACTACCGACGCGCCGCCGCGCTATTCCGCGTCGCCGGAGAGGGCGCGCTGGACGCCCGCCTGGCGGCCGACGCGGCGTACTACGAGGCCTTCGCGCTGTACCGGCTGGGCGGCGTGGACAACTACCGGCGTGGTCTGGCGGTCTTGGAGCAGCAGCGGGTCGGCGCGGCGGCGCCCGGGCGGGACACCGAAGAGCTGTACGTGCGCATCCGGTCGGCGCTCGCCATGGCCGGGGACCCCGGCGCGGTAGCCGCGATCAACCGAGCTGCAGCCGCCGGAGAGACCACCGGGGCCGGGCCCGCGACGATCACCATCGCCGGACGCCCCGTCGCCCTGAGCGACGCTCTCGGCGGCTTCCCGGGGGGCGCCCCGCTGTGTTCGCCTGCCGAGCACCCGGTTCGCATCGCCGAGCTCAACGCGCTGAGGAGACTGCACGACGAGTTGGCCCTGCCCGTGTTGCGGGGCGTCCTGACCATGCGCGATGAGTGCTCCGCGCCCCTCCGCAGGCAGGCGGTGTTCCTCACCGCCCAGACGGAGGCTGCCGGGGTTGGGCCGCTGCTGGTGGACGTCGCGCGCTACGACCCGGACCCGACCGTACGCGCCGAAGCCGTCTTCTGGCTTTCCTCGGTGGACGACCCGGCGGTGGCTACGGCGCTGGCGGAGCTGCTGAGGGACGCGATCGAGCCCAGCGTGCGCGAGCGCGCGGCCTTCGCGCTCGCTCGGCATGATTCGCCGGTGGCGCGTAGCGCCCTGCGGGGCGTCGTGTTGGACGCGTCCGCCGATGAGTCCATCCGCCTGCGGGCGGTGGGCTGGCTGGCGGCCGACGTTCCCGCCAGGGACCCAGCCTTCCTCGCCGAAGCGTACCCCGACATCGACAATCCGCGTCTGCGCGGCCGGGTCATCGACGCTATCGGCCTCGCGGGCGACCCGTGGGCCGCTGGGTGGCTGCGGGAGCGGGCGCTCGACGTCAGCGAGCACGCAGACCTACGCAAATCGGCGCTCTTCAGGTACGGCCGGGTGGGCACCGACACGCGGGATCTGGTGGAGGTTTTCGGCGCTCTCGAGACCAGTGAGCTTCGCGAGCACGGGGTATTCGTCATCGGCCAGCGGCCCGGCTGGGAGGCTTCCCGTGCGCTTCTGGACATCGCGCGTGAGGCCCGCACGCCGGAGTTGAGGGATATGGCGATTTTCTGGCTGAACCAGCGCCAGGATCCCACGGCGCGTGAGGCCCTGGCCGAGCTGCTGGGCCGGCGCTGA
- a CDS encoding pilus assembly protein TadG-related protein, producing the protein MSQMIHRFIRDRKGSVLVIVALGMPVLIGMAGLAIDVGALFVVRSELQRAADAGSLAGASAFLDFPKDRAAPVATQRARDFTLNQVSREVSLRPEEINIQVDPANELVRVTISRANNETFFAKIFGVHTVPIQSAAAAQTAPGGTNIACVKPFALPDRWMESISDDGNRIWDPWESWQYDPEGGDQYESYDWEDPTSTTATGYGSDWAYDVNSDHKGDYGRLLTIKASQDNVDPADAPVDSFFFPWIIPDEEGRVGDESCAEANGESGARPYRANICQCNLTPVFIGEEYETENGDMEGPTIKGVNDLYDQDPTAFWDGHVVRSDYGLNAGPRVITIGVFDPSEYLKPGKSTIAFNNFVRVFIDERMAGEAEPVRARIIGPGIGNSFSDVGGGSLVKVLRLVE; encoded by the coding sequence ATGTCGCAAATGATCCACCGCTTCATAAGAGACCGCAAAGGTTCCGTGCTGGTCATCGTGGCGCTCGGCATGCCGGTGCTGATCGGCATGGCGGGCCTCGCCATCGACGTCGGAGCCCTGTTCGTCGTGCGCAGCGAACTCCAGCGCGCAGCCGACGCCGGCTCGCTGGCCGGCGCGAGCGCCTTCCTCGATTTCCCGAAGGACCGCGCCGCTCCGGTCGCTACGCAGCGCGCCCGGGATTTCACGCTGAACCAGGTTTCGCGCGAGGTGAGCCTCCGCCCCGAGGAGATCAACATCCAGGTGGATCCGGCCAACGAACTCGTGCGGGTCACGATCTCGCGGGCGAACAACGAGACGTTCTTCGCCAAGATCTTCGGCGTTCACACGGTCCCGATTCAGTCGGCGGCCGCGGCGCAGACTGCGCCCGGCGGGACGAACATCGCCTGCGTGAAGCCGTTCGCCCTGCCGGACCGCTGGATGGAGTCCATCAGCGACGACGGCAACAGGATCTGGGACCCGTGGGAGAGCTGGCAGTACGACCCCGAAGGCGGCGACCAGTATGAGTCGTACGACTGGGAGGACCCCACCAGCACCACCGCCACGGGCTACGGCAGCGACTGGGCGTACGACGTCAACAGCGACCACAAGGGCGACTACGGAAGGCTGCTGACGATCAAGGCTTCGCAGGACAACGTGGACCCGGCGGACGCGCCGGTGGACTCGTTCTTCTTCCCCTGGATCATCCCCGACGAGGAGGGCCGGGTCGGCGATGAGTCGTGCGCCGAGGCGAACGGGGAATCGGGGGCGAGGCCGTACCGCGCCAACATCTGTCAGTGCAACCTGACGCCGGTATTCATCGGCGAGGAGTACGAGACCGAGAACGGCGACATGGAGGGTCCCACGATCAAGGGCGTGAACGACCTCTACGATCAGGACCCGACGGCGTTCTGGGACGGCCACGTCGTGCGCAGCGACTACGGCCTGAACGCCGGCCCGCGCGTGATCACCATCGGCGTGTTCGACCCGTCCGAGTACCTGAAGCCCGGGAAGAGCACCATCGCGTTCAACAACTTCGTGCGCGTGTTCATCGACGAGCGCATGGCCGGCGAGGCGGAGCCGGTGCGCGCCCGCATCATCGGTCCGGGCATTGGCAACAGCTTCTCCGACGTTGGTGGCGGTAGCCTGGTGAAGGTGCTGCGGCTGGTCGAATAG